In the genome of Candidatus Microbacterium phytovorans, one region contains:
- a CDS encoding ATP-dependent DNA ligase — translation MGRLVYDGLVRLSVDDRTLTHLQVVIGDKLRRREAFTLSWANGLDEGGGRIAIWVHPGSALSFTFDKGERHRLNRAWLIALANAANTSAGLQLVPEPTTESDAETAESTS, via the coding sequence CGGTTTGGTGCGCCTCTCGGTGGACGACCGCACGCTCACGCACCTGCAGGTGGTCATCGGCGACAAGCTGCGTCGGCGAGAGGCGTTCACGCTGTCGTGGGCGAATGGTCTCGACGAGGGCGGCGGCCGCATCGCGATCTGGGTGCACCCCGGCTCGGCACTGTCGTTCACGTTCGACAAAGGAGAGCGTCATCGCCTGAACCGTGCCTGGCTCATCGCGCTCGCGAACGCCGCGAACACGTCCGCCGGGCTCCAACTGGTGCCCGAACCGACGACAGAATCCGACGCAGAGACTGCAGAATCGACCTCATGA
- a CDS encoding GNAT family N-acetyltransferase, with protein MNHSTGDDDGIRIDRIRVEDAGEVLTIQRAAFVSEAQIYGGADSAPLTQTLEQLEAELADGGGWVARRGPRIVGALRCREADDVLLIGRIAIAPDVQGEGIGRRLLAAAEEHATASVAELFTGSLSEANLRLYRSCGYEETERIDQGDGTAQVFLRKPLR; from the coding sequence ATGAACCACTCCACCGGTGACGACGACGGCATCCGTATCGATCGCATCCGGGTCGAGGATGCCGGTGAAGTGCTCACGATTCAGCGTGCCGCGTTCGTGAGCGAGGCGCAGATCTACGGGGGCGCGGACTCCGCTCCCCTCACCCAGACCCTCGAGCAGCTCGAAGCCGAGCTCGCCGACGGCGGCGGCTGGGTCGCCCGCCGCGGCCCGAGGATCGTGGGAGCGCTGCGATGCCGCGAGGCCGACGACGTGCTGCTGATCGGACGTATCGCGATCGCTCCCGACGTGCAGGGCGAGGGCATCGGGAGGCGCCTGCTGGCGGCTGCGGAGGAGCACGCCACCGCGAGCGTCGCCGAGCTGTTCACGGGGAGTCTCAGCGAGGCGAACCTCCGCCTGTACCGCAGCTGCGGTTACGAGGAGACCGAGCGCATCGATCAGGGCGACGGCACGGCCCAGGTGTTCCTGCGCAAGCCGCTGCGCTGA
- a CDS encoding alpha/beta hydrolase produces MPLHPAFRTYLDELAPLVAQAERDGVAPTPASARAALAGLRAYSAPDASVALVRGGSAAGVPVRVYAPAPQEERDAVLFVHGGGHVAGDLDVYDGSARRTAAASGMTVVSVDYRRAPEWPYPAGLDDTAAVLNRLKEALVGIPWSGRVHAVADSGGAAKVASLAMRAAAERRTCAIERQVLIYPSLDYTMSGATMTEFGAGYFLSAQRVAWYFDQYFPAGVDRTEASPVSGPFSADMPETLVIAAEYDPLRSEAEEYVRRARDAGARVSLVVATGMIHAFAFFETLVPRDVARLYEVAAGFLADGTVPTRW; encoded by the coding sequence ATGCCGCTGCATCCCGCTTTCCGGACGTATCTCGACGAGCTCGCTCCGCTCGTCGCGCAGGCCGAGCGGGACGGCGTGGCCCCCACTCCCGCGTCCGCTCGCGCCGCGCTGGCAGGATTGCGCGCATACTCCGCGCCGGATGCCTCGGTCGCCCTCGTCCGGGGCGGATCGGCGGCGGGTGTTCCGGTGCGCGTCTACGCGCCCGCGCCGCAGGAGGAACGCGACGCGGTCCTGTTCGTGCACGGCGGGGGCCACGTCGCCGGTGACCTCGATGTCTACGACGGGTCGGCCCGCCGCACCGCCGCGGCGAGCGGGATGACGGTGGTATCGGTGGACTACCGTCGCGCGCCGGAATGGCCCTACCCCGCCGGCCTCGACGACACCGCTGCCGTGCTGAACCGGCTGAAGGAGGCACTCGTCGGCATCCCGTGGTCGGGACGCGTGCACGCGGTCGCCGACTCCGGCGGGGCGGCGAAGGTCGCCTCCCTCGCGATGCGAGCGGCGGCCGAACGGCGCACCTGCGCGATCGAGCGGCAGGTGCTGATCTACCCGAGCCTCGATTACACGATGAGCGGGGCGACGATGACCGAGTTCGGCGCCGGGTACTTCCTCTCGGCGCAGCGCGTCGCCTGGTACTTCGACCAGTACTTCCCCGCCGGCGTCGACCGCACCGAAGCGTCGCCCGTATCCGGCCCGTTCTCGGCCGACATGCCCGAGACGCTCGTGATCGCTGCCGAGTACGACCCGCTGCGCTCGGAAGCCGAGGAGTACGTCCGCCGGGCTCGAGATGCCGGGGCGCGCGTGTCGCTCGTCGTCGCGACGGGGATGATCCACGCGTTCGCATTCTTCGAGACGCTCGTGCCTCGCGATGTCGCGCGACTGTACGAAGTGGCCGCGGGGTTCCTCGCCGACGGCACCGTTCCGACGCGGTGGTGA
- a CDS encoding aminotransferase, which produces MTDDSTAYGMRRPDVSIAGVPAFARERFGIDASATELGSNQDRNFLLTASDGTRRLLKIDNPVFLPEEIDAQTRGLQHLAADGIRVPEPVPGADGELLQPVTNGTAAYRARMLSFVEGAPLADAVRLGHRDAARLGALAARLTASLATFTHPGLDRHLQWDMRRSRAVIDQFLGGVAEDALRTRLTDAAAAAWARVEAVAAELPVVPVHGDLTPDNVVRTTGDDLAVIDFGDLAWGWRVAEIAVSAAGILTRADGDATVALSAIEAYAAGVALSRAEVAALWPLVVLRGCVLVVSGIHQGSLDADNDYVQERLAEELAVFDTAAGVDLDLAAATIAARAGLAAEAGLASGAQPSAIGFVPMLAEPPAAIDLAPASPLVADGVWRAGADARADLLRRHAPAGRAVAIPHGRPDLTRTPALTPTPPENVPLGTTIVGDAGAPIRSPNDATVEAVTAESVVLAFAGTRLTVTGIRPSLPDGAVGAVVRAGDVLGVSDRAVRVVWRPADAPEPPEYVAEPWAAGWRALTFDPAPLLGISELPDLPTAAVEARRKTRVFAAAQEHYFAEPPLLIRGWRSHLIDATGRAYLDMVNNVSSIGHAHPRLTAAVAAQLATLNTNSRFLYPQIAQLSERLLATVPAARFDTVLLVNSGTEAVDLALRLATIATARRDVVALREGYHGWSYAADAVSTSAFDNPHALDSRPDWVHIADAPNPYRGVHRGEGSAGAYLRDLRERFEELTASGRPPAAFIAEPIHGNGGGVIPPAGYLAGAFDAIRDAGGLAIADEVQVGLGRLGRAFWGFLDQGATPDIVVTAKALGNAYPVGAVLTRREIADALGREGQFFSSAGGAPASCAAALAVLDVLTDEGLVESARIVGAQLQRDLTELAHRHPLIGTLHGTGLYQGVELVTDPVALTPAVTETARICERMRERGVIVQPTSERQNVLKIKPPLTLTSEEAAYFVRMLDLTLEEIA; this is translated from the coding sequence ATGACCGACGACTCGACCGCCTACGGAATGCGACGCCCTGACGTCTCGATAGCCGGCGTGCCCGCGTTCGCGCGCGAGCGGTTCGGCATCGACGCGTCGGCGACGGAACTCGGCAGCAATCAAGACCGGAACTTCCTGCTGACGGCGTCCGACGGCACCCGGCGGCTCCTGAAGATCGACAACCCGGTGTTCCTGCCAGAGGAGATCGACGCGCAGACGCGCGGGCTCCAGCACCTCGCTGCCGACGGCATCCGTGTGCCCGAGCCGGTGCCCGGCGCCGATGGCGAGCTGCTCCAGCCGGTGACCAACGGCACGGCCGCCTACCGCGCGCGGATGCTCTCCTTCGTCGAGGGTGCACCCCTCGCCGACGCGGTGCGCCTCGGTCATCGCGACGCGGCCCGGCTCGGCGCGCTCGCCGCGCGGCTCACCGCGTCGCTCGCGACATTCACGCATCCCGGCCTCGACCGCCACCTCCAGTGGGACATGCGCCGCAGCCGCGCCGTCATCGACCAGTTCCTCGGCGGCGTGGCCGAAGACGCGCTGCGCACGCGACTGACGGATGCCGCCGCCGCGGCATGGGCGAGGGTCGAGGCCGTGGCCGCAGAGCTGCCGGTCGTGCCGGTGCACGGCGACCTCACCCCCGACAACGTCGTCCGCACCACGGGCGACGACCTCGCCGTCATCGACTTCGGCGACCTCGCGTGGGGCTGGCGCGTCGCGGAGATCGCGGTGAGCGCCGCCGGCATCCTGACCCGCGCCGACGGCGACGCGACCGTCGCGCTGTCCGCGATCGAGGCCTACGCCGCCGGGGTCGCCCTGTCGCGCGCCGAGGTGGCGGCGCTGTGGCCGCTCGTGGTGCTCCGTGGGTGCGTGCTGGTGGTCAGCGGCATCCATCAGGGGAGTCTCGACGCCGACAACGACTACGTGCAGGAGCGTCTCGCCGAGGAGCTGGCCGTGTTCGACACCGCCGCCGGCGTCGACCTCGACCTGGCCGCCGCAACGATCGCGGCGCGGGCGGGCCTTGCGGCGGAGGCGGGCCTCGCGTCGGGCGCGCAGCCGTCGGCGATCGGCTTCGTCCCGATGCTCGCCGAGCCTCCCGCCGCGATCGACCTCGCACCGGCGAGTCCGCTCGTGGCCGACGGGGTGTGGCGGGCGGGCGCGGATGCCAGGGCCGATCTGCTCCGCAGGCACGCTCCCGCCGGGCGAGCCGTCGCGATCCCGCACGGGCGCCCCGACCTCACGCGCACTCCCGCGCTGACGCCGACTCCTCCCGAGAACGTCCCACTGGGGACGACGATCGTGGGGGATGCCGGAGCGCCCATTCGGTCGCCGAACGATGCGACGGTCGAGGCCGTCACCGCGGAGAGCGTAGTGCTCGCCTTCGCCGGGACGCGGCTGACGGTCACCGGTATTCGGCCGTCCCTGCCGGACGGCGCGGTCGGTGCGGTCGTGCGGGCGGGGGACGTGCTCGGCGTCTCCGATCGGGCCGTGCGTGTCGTCTGGAGACCCGCCGACGCGCCAGAGCCTCCCGAGTACGTCGCCGAGCCGTGGGCGGCGGGGTGGCGCGCGCTCACCTTCGATCCGGCACCGCTCCTCGGGATCTCCGAGCTGCCCGACCTGCCGACCGCCGCCGTCGAGGCGCGCCGCAAGACACGCGTGTTCGCCGCGGCCCAGGAGCACTACTTCGCCGAACCGCCCCTCCTGATTCGCGGCTGGCGCAGCCACCTCATCGACGCGACGGGCCGTGCGTACCTCGACATGGTCAACAACGTGTCGTCGATCGGGCACGCCCATCCCCGCCTCACGGCAGCCGTCGCCGCGCAACTGGCCACCCTCAACACGAACTCGCGGTTCCTCTATCCGCAGATCGCGCAGCTGAGCGAACGCCTGCTCGCCACGGTTCCGGCGGCCCGGTTCGACACGGTGCTGCTCGTCAACAGCGGCACGGAAGCCGTCGACCTGGCCCTGCGTCTGGCGACGATCGCCACCGCACGTCGCGACGTCGTGGCCCTCCGCGAGGGGTATCACGGCTGGTCGTACGCGGCGGATGCCGTCTCCACCTCGGCGTTCGACAACCCGCACGCGCTCGACTCGCGTCCCGACTGGGTGCACATCGCCGACGCCCCGAACCCGTACCGCGGTGTCCACCGCGGCGAAGGTTCCGCGGGGGCGTACCTGCGCGACCTCCGCGAGCGGTTCGAGGAGCTCACGGCATCCGGTCGCCCGCCGGCCGCGTTCATCGCCGAGCCGATTCACGGCAACGGCGGCGGGGTGATCCCCCCGGCCGGCTACCTGGCCGGGGCGTTCGACGCGATCCGGGATGCCGGGGGGCTCGCCATCGCCGATGAGGTGCAGGTCGGACTCGGCCGCCTCGGCCGCGCGTTCTGGGGCTTCCTCGACCAGGGCGCGACGCCCGACATCGTCGTGACGGCGAAGGCGCTCGGCAACGCCTACCCGGTCGGAGCGGTGCTCACACGCCGCGAGATCGCCGACGCGCTCGGTCGCGAGGGGCAGTTCTTCTCCTCCGCCGGCGGCGCGCCCGCCTCGTGCGCGGCCGCCCTCGCCGTGCTCGACGTGCTGACCGACGAGGGACTCGTCGAGAGCGCGCGGATCGTGGGCGCGCAGCTGCAGCGCGACCTGACCGAGCTGGCCCACCGGCATCCGCTGATCGGCACTCTGCACGGCACCGGTCTGTACCAGGGCGTCGAACTCGTCACCGACCCTGTGGCCCTCACCCCCGCGGTGACCGAGACGGCACGGATCTGCGAGCGCATGCGGGAGCGCGGGGTCATCGTCCAGCCGACCTCCGAGCGTCAGAACGTGCTCAAGATCAAACCTCCGCTGACCCTGACGAGCGAGGAGGCGGCGTACTTCGTGAGGATGCTCGACCTCACCCTCGAGGAGATCGCCTGA
- a CDS encoding peptidase C39 family protein has translation MTDLAVPVDIVVHEGMDAVRAALDAGLAGVIGADRVAGWLAPRSAYLPQLWVVVAGDEPVAAVLTTGRPATAATTLVEPWWTSDSALAAMLDRVVEAARARGDVAVKWRTAGEVPGAAINAGFAPLRSPHGAVGTEDTSGAVRWLVEMPHEEPGYYAQTTLFTCGAVAALMAAGLRGAGGFTGDADDRDRELEYWRRASNFPACEPVGLAVATAEHLGHGGDLRRVEVALDADGPVLVEDYRGFDLSFRTELQSESRRRAADLGIPISSERVTVAEIARRVAGGELALLLIDEEPMHGEHGPHWVLAHASDGVDVVVIEDPWINRDTGETWVDTHELPVRAADLDRLVRWSATGYRGVVFLGR, from the coding sequence ATGACTGACCTCGCCGTCCCGGTGGACATCGTCGTCCACGAAGGCATGGATGCCGTCCGCGCCGCCCTCGATGCCGGCCTCGCCGGTGTCATCGGTGCCGACCGCGTCGCCGGCTGGCTCGCTCCGCGGTCCGCCTACCTCCCACAGCTGTGGGTCGTCGTCGCCGGGGACGAACCGGTCGCCGCGGTGCTCACGACCGGGAGGCCCGCGACGGCGGCCACGACCCTGGTGGAGCCGTGGTGGACGTCGGATTCGGCCCTCGCGGCGATGCTCGACCGTGTCGTCGAGGCCGCGCGCGCACGAGGAGACGTGGCCGTGAAGTGGCGCACTGCGGGAGAGGTGCCCGGCGCGGCGATCAACGCCGGCTTCGCGCCGCTACGCTCACCGCACGGCGCCGTCGGCACCGAGGACACCAGCGGCGCCGTGCGCTGGCTCGTCGAGATGCCCCACGAGGAGCCCGGCTACTACGCGCAGACGACCCTGTTCACGTGCGGCGCCGTCGCCGCGCTCATGGCGGCGGGCCTCCGGGGAGCCGGCGGCTTCACGGGTGACGCGGACGACCGTGACCGGGAGCTGGAGTATTGGCGTCGCGCCAGCAACTTCCCCGCGTGCGAACCGGTGGGGCTCGCGGTGGCCACGGCCGAGCATCTCGGCCACGGCGGTGATCTGCGGCGCGTGGAGGTCGCGCTGGATGCCGACGGGCCCGTGCTCGTGGAGGACTATCGCGGGTTCGATCTGTCGTTCCGCACCGAGTTGCAGTCCGAGTCGCGTCGCCGCGCCGCAGACCTCGGCATCCCGATCTCGTCGGAGCGTGTCACGGTGGCGGAGATCGCCCGCCGCGTCGCGGGTGGGGAACTCGCCCTCCTCCTCATCGACGAAGAGCCGATGCACGGGGAGCACGGCCCCCACTGGGTGCTCGCGCACGCGTCGGACGGCGTGGATGTGGTCGTGATCGAAGATCCGTGGATCAACCGCGACACGGGAGAGACCTGGGTCGACACCCACGAGCTCCCGGTGCGGGCCGCCGATCTCGACCGCCTCGTCCGGTGGTCGGCGACCGGCTACCGCGGAGTGGTGTTCCTCGGCCGCTGA
- a CDS encoding ABC transporter ATP-binding protein, with the protein MNGVTIRGLAVTGPGGDTVAPFDADVPAGGMLAVIGESGSGKTLSAKSLVGLLPRGFRARGTLSVGEREIDLATPPARWSGIRGRVVALLLQDPFTSLSPVHRCGDQIAWTIEAARGVRLRGRERQDAVARRLAEVKLPERVARAYPHELSGGMRQRVAIAAAVASDPQLLIADEPTTALDASNQAEVLDALGALQRTRGLPVILISHDLGVVRGRADEVLVMRHGDIVERGRTADVLTRPQHPYTRALVAADPALTPVADGSGVRAETAADPDPLVQVRGLGKTFGEREVLRGVDLDVAAGAIAGIVGESGSGKSTLARCIAGLEQEDAGTIAFGGAALPPGRRSRTPDQMQIVFQDPYSSLNPMMTIGAILREALDAARRTRRSTEAGTDVDTVASLLETVGLDPAFASRRPSDLSGGQRQRVAIARALAPRPRLLICDESVSALDVSVQAQILALFRRLREERGITILFISHDLAVVRTLADTVTVMWDGEVVEHGDCADVLGNPRHPFTQTLVAAAARESTTAARPHPQESTHD; encoded by the coding sequence ATGAACGGCGTCACGATCCGCGGCCTGGCCGTCACCGGGCCGGGCGGCGACACCGTCGCACCCTTCGACGCCGACGTCCCTGCCGGTGGCATGCTGGCGGTCATCGGCGAGTCGGGCTCGGGCAAGACCCTGTCGGCCAAGTCGCTCGTCGGGCTCCTGCCGCGCGGCTTCCGCGCGCGCGGCACCCTCAGTGTGGGCGAGCGCGAGATCGACCTCGCGACGCCACCCGCCCGATGGTCCGGCATCCGGGGCCGCGTGGTCGCGCTGCTGCTCCAGGACCCGTTCACGAGCCTTTCGCCCGTGCATCGCTGCGGGGATCAGATCGCGTGGACGATCGAAGCGGCCCGCGGAGTGCGCCTGCGCGGACGCGAGCGTCAGGATGCCGTGGCGCGCCGACTCGCGGAGGTGAAGCTTCCCGAGCGGGTCGCCCGCGCCTATCCGCACGAGCTGTCCGGGGGTATGCGTCAGCGCGTCGCGATCGCCGCCGCCGTCGCGAGCGACCCGCAGCTGCTGATCGCCGACGAACCGACCACCGCACTCGACGCGTCCAACCAGGCCGAGGTGCTCGACGCGCTCGGTGCGCTCCAGCGCACGCGTGGCCTCCCCGTCATCCTCATCTCCCACGACCTGGGCGTCGTGCGCGGGCGCGCCGACGAGGTGCTGGTGATGCGCCACGGCGACATCGTGGAGCGAGGCCGCACCGCCGACGTGCTCACGCGCCCGCAGCATCCGTACACCCGCGCGCTCGTCGCCGCCGACCCGGCGCTCACTCCAGTCGCCGACGGCTCGGGGGTGCGCGCGGAGACGGCGGCCGACCCCGACCCCCTCGTGCAGGTGCGCGGTCTCGGGAAGACCTTCGGCGAGCGGGAGGTGCTCCGCGGGGTCGATCTCGACGTCGCGGCGGGGGCGATCGCGGGCATCGTGGGGGAGTCCGGCTCGGGCAAGTCCACCCTCGCGCGCTGCATCGCCGGCCTCGAACAGGAGGATGCCGGCACGATCGCGTTCGGTGGAGCCGCCCTCCCGCCGGGGCGGCGCTCCCGCACGCCCGACCAGATGCAGATCGTCTTCCAAGACCCGTACTCGTCGTTGAATCCGATGATGACGATCGGCGCCATCCTGCGGGAAGCGCTCGATGCCGCCCGCCGGACGCGCCGTTCGACGGAAGCGGGCACCGACGTCGACACCGTCGCGAGCCTGCTCGAAACCGTCGGGCTCGACCCCGCCTTCGCCTCACGCCGGCCGTCTGATCTGTCCGGCGGACAGCGTCAGCGGGTGGCGATCGCACGCGCCCTCGCCCCCCGGCCGCGGCTGCTCATCTGCGACGAGTCCGTCTCTGCGCTGGATGTCTCCGTGCAGGCGCAGATCCTCGCCCTCTTCCGGCGGCTGCGTGAGGAACGCGGCATCACGATCCTGTTCATCTCCCACGACCTGGCGGTGGTGCGCACCCTCGCCGACACCGTGACGGTGATGTGGGACGGCGAGGTGGTCGAGCACGGCGACTGCGCCGACGTGCTCGGGAACCCTCGGCATCCGTTCACTCAGACCCTCGTGGCCGCCGCGGCCCGCGAGAGCACCACCGCGGCTCGGCCGCACCCTCAGGAGAGCACGCATGACTGA
- a CDS encoding ABC transporter permease encodes MTAAIALISTPTRRRAPWAMVIVGAFLVVIAVLAATGVLLFPDAMRQDILASLLPAGSEGHPLGTDELGRDVLAMTVAGTASSVVGPVLVALGSMLCGIVLGTLAGYERGWLDFAIGRWTDLLLALPVLLAAIVVSGVLGGGYAVTVILLIVLFSPSDIRIVRAGVLEQTARPYIEAAQMLSLSRWRVMFRHILPNVSTLVITNVMLNTAFALVAFSSLSFLGVGVSPGVADWGRQLTDNRAIMFDNPTAVIVPALLIILVACAVNVLGDWLGERLSRTGAAA; translated from the coding sequence ATGACCGCCGCGATCGCCCTCATCTCCACCCCCACCCGCCGCCGCGCGCCCTGGGCGATGGTGATCGTCGGCGCGTTCCTCGTCGTGATCGCCGTCCTGGCGGCGACGGGTGTGCTGCTGTTCCCGGATGCCATGCGGCAGGACATCCTGGCGAGCCTCCTCCCGGCGGGGAGCGAGGGGCATCCGCTCGGTACCGACGAGCTCGGACGCGACGTGCTCGCCATGACGGTCGCGGGCACCGCCTCCTCGGTCGTCGGGCCCGTGCTGGTGGCCCTGGGGTCCATGCTCTGCGGAATCGTGCTCGGCACCCTCGCCGGCTACGAGCGGGGCTGGCTCGACTTCGCGATCGGTCGGTGGACCGACCTGCTCCTCGCCCTGCCGGTGCTTCTGGCGGCGATCGTCGTGTCGGGGGTGCTCGGCGGCGGCTACGCCGTGACCGTCATCCTTCTCATCGTGCTGTTCTCGCCCTCCGACATCCGGATCGTGCGCGCGGGGGTGCTGGAGCAGACCGCCCGCCCCTACATCGAGGCGGCGCAGATGCTGTCGCTGTCGCGCTGGCGCGTGATGTTCCGCCACATCCTGCCGAACGTGTCGACTCTCGTGATCACCAACGTCATGCTGAACACGGCCTTCGCGCTCGTGGCGTTCTCCTCGCTGTCGTTCCTCGGCGTCGGGGTATCGCCCGGCGTCGCCGACTGGGGACGGCAGCTCACCGACAACAGGGCCATCATGTTCGACAATCCCACCGCCGTCATCGTCCCGGCGCTGCTCATCATCCTCGTCGCCTGCGCGGTCAACGTGCTGGGCGACTGGCTCGGAGAGCGCCTCTCGCGGACGGGGGCGGCCGCATGA
- a CDS encoding ABC transporter permease, producing the protein MTSTSVFRARAARARSLGRLLAVRVLGTLGVLLALSIVIFSLMYLAPGDLVKNLLGNRPVTPDAVAAVRAQYHLDDPVVVQYLRWLGGFVTGDLGTSIRLQIPVADAIAARLGITLALCGFAFALALAVAVPLGVRSAVRPGGVLDRVANVFAIVGLSAPTFAVGLLLLYGLAYYVPLFPVYGAGDGGLDTLHHLVLPAVTLALGLGAIVLKLTRTAMLRELATDYVTAARARGLADATVHRIALRNAAIPIVTGASLVLTFLVGGTVLAETTYALPGLGTLLQDSVLFKDIAVVQSLTLLVAIVIAVIALLADLAYLVLDPRVRATGARSVAPTVAVESAA; encoded by the coding sequence GTGACCTCCACTTCTGTGTTCCGAGCGCGCGCGGCGCGGGCCCGTTCCCTGGGGCGGCTCCTCGCGGTGCGCGTGCTCGGCACGCTCGGCGTTCTGCTGGCGCTGTCGATCGTGATCTTCTCGCTCATGTACCTCGCCCCCGGCGACCTCGTGAAGAATCTGCTCGGCAACCGGCCGGTCACCCCCGACGCCGTCGCGGCCGTGCGGGCGCAGTACCACCTCGACGATCCCGTCGTCGTGCAGTACCTGCGCTGGCTCGGCGGATTCGTCACCGGCGATCTCGGCACGTCGATCCGGCTGCAGATCCCGGTGGCAGACGCGATCGCGGCGCGCCTGGGCATCACCCTCGCGCTCTGCGGGTTCGCGTTCGCGCTCGCGCTCGCCGTCGCCGTGCCGCTGGGGGTGCGCAGCGCCGTGCGCCCCGGGGGAGTGCTGGACCGCGTGGCCAACGTGTTCGCCATCGTGGGACTGAGCGCGCCGACCTTCGCGGTCGGGCTGCTCCTGCTGTACGGGCTGGCGTACTACGTGCCCCTCTTCCCCGTCTACGGCGCGGGTGACGGCGGGCTCGACACGCTCCACCACCTGGTGCTCCCCGCCGTGACCCTCGCGCTCGGACTGGGTGCCATCGTCCTCAAGCTGACGCGCACCGCGATGCTGCGGGAGCTGGCCACCGACTACGTCACCGCCGCGCGGGCTCGAGGTCTGGCCGACGCGACCGTTCATCGCATCGCGCTGCGCAACGCCGCCATCCCGATCGTCACGGGCGCGAGCCTCGTGCTCACCTTCCTCGTCGGGGGCACGGTGCTCGCCGAGACGACCTATGCCCTGCCGGGCCTCGGCACACTGCTGCAGGATTCCGTGCTCTTCAAGGACATCGCGGTCGTCCAGTCGCTCACTCTTCTGGTGGCGATCGTGATCGCCGTCATCGCCCTGCTGGCAGATCTCGCCTACCTCGTGCTCGACCCCCGCGTGCGTGCCACGGGCGCCCGGTCCGTCGCCCCGACCGTCGCCGTGGAGAGTGCCGCATGA